In the genome of Lacerta agilis isolate rLacAgi1 chromosome 2, rLacAgi1.pri, whole genome shotgun sequence, one region contains:
- the MFAP3 gene encoding microfibril-associated glycoprotein 3 translates to MKLSCCLLTLILSASVSALENVASNLTAATGSRFLPLVASFLPTLQAFTKSAIPQDIIVKEGNGAFIECKLNISQHNTILWFNSKGHLLKQDGEDGRWLISNSTLNITSVTFGDRGRYSCVVTTQNGSFHYSVTLRVVSTSGDMGIYYMIVCLVAFTITLILNITRLCMMSSHLRKTEKAINEFFRTEGAEKLQKAFEIAKRIPIITSAKTLELAKVTQFKTMELARYIEELARSIPLPPLILNCRAFMEEIFEAVRVDDPDEVGDGVKQTQALGVQDGLYPLNPEIKRSNSPTADSDDGSLNDHGKEIAVEVSIHLQSEAQSIDTVSHDSVPSIPFEDDAGAESSTAAKADV, encoded by the exons ATGAAGCTCAGCTGCTGCCTATTGACTTTGATTCTCAGTGCTAGTGTTTCTGCACTAGAAAATGTGGCCTCCAACCTGACAGCTGCTACTGGGTCAAGGTTCCTTCCTCTCGTTGCATCATTTCTTCCCACCCTACAAGCCTTCACAAAATCGGCAATACCTCAAGATATCATAGTGAAAGAAGGTAACGGTGCTTTCATTGAATGTAAGCTGAACATCAGTCAGCATAACACCATCCTTTGGTTCAACTCAAAAGGGCATCTACTGAAGCAAGATGGAGAGG aTGGAAGATGGCTGATCTCTAACAGTACCCTTAATATCACAAGTGTAACCTTTGGTGACCGGGGGCGATACAGTTGTGTTGTCACTACCCAAAATGGCTCTTTCCATTACTCAGTCACCCTCAGGGTGGTCTCCACATCTGGAGACATGGGCATTTACTACATGATTGTCTGCCTGGTTGCCTTTACTATCACCCTGATCTTAAATATAACACGTCTGTGCATGATGAGCAGCCATCTCCGTAAGACAGAGAAGGCCATCAATGAATTCttcagaactgaaggggctgagaAACTCCAGAAGGCCTTTGAAATTGCCAAACGCATTCCAATCATTACCTCTGCCAAAACGCTGGAATTGGCCAAAGTCACCCAGTTTAAGACTATGGAATTAGCTCGATACATTGAAGAGTTAGCCAGAAGTATCCCTCTTCCGCCACTAATCCTTAACTGTAGGGCCTTTATGGAAGAGATATTTGAAGCAGTGAGAGTCGATGACCCTGATGAAGTTGGAGATGGAGTCAAACAGACGCAAGCCCTCGGTGTCCAAGACGGACTCTATCCCTTAAACCCAGAAATTAAGCGCAGTAATTCACCAACAGCAGACTCGGATGATGGTTCTCTAAATGACCATGGTAAAGAAATAGCTGTTGAGGTATCCATCCACCTTCAGTCAGAAGCACAAAGCATTGACACTGTTTCCCACGACAGTGTTCCCTCCATACCTTTTGAAGATGATGCAGGTGCTGAATCCAGTACAGCAGCAAAGGCAGATGTTTGA